CTCCAGGAGCGGGCGTTGCGGATCACCGTCGACACCCTCAACGAAGAGGGAATCCAGGTCGGCAACGCGCGGCGCAAGATCCGACTGGTGGTCCAGGACAACGGCAGCGACCCGAAGAAGGCGGCGGAGCAGGCCGCCGAACTGGTTGAGCGCGAACAGGCGAACGCCATCATCGGCGGCACCATCGCCGAGACGTCGATGGAAATCATCAAGGTCGCCCAACAGGGCCAACTTCCGTTCATCTCCCTTGCCGCCGCCGACGAACTCGTGGTCCCGCTGACCCAGCGCGACTTCATCTACAAACTCACCCCTGACGCGACCGACGTCGCCCGCCAACTGGCCCGCCTGATCAGCTCTCAGAAGCTTCGCAAGGTCACCCTGCTGGCCGCGCCCGGGCTGCACGGAAACTCGGGCGTACGGGCCGTCACACAGTCGTTGAAGACCTCCGGCGTCCAGCTGGCCAAGACCCTGCGGCTGCCCGCCACCGGCGCCGACCTCGGTTCCATCGCCGACCGGACGGTGTCGAGCAAGGCCGACGCGGTGGTCGTCTGGGCCACCGCCCCGACCTCCGGTGCCACCGCTCGCGCACTGCGGGACGCCGGCTACCAGGGGCCGATCTTCTTCGACGCCGGGGCGGTCGCGGAGGAAACCCTCTCGGACCAGAACGCCGACGCGGTCGAGGGGGCCTTCGTGGTCCATCCGATGGCGCTGAGCGGATCGTCGCTGACCAACACGACCAGCGCGGGTCTGGCCCGCCGCGACTTCGTCTTCCGCTACATCCAGGCACACGGTTCGTTCAGCGGCTTCGCGCCGTACGCCTCGGACGCCGTCCAGCTGATCGCCGCGGCCGCCCGGCTCGCCAACAGCGTCGACCGTGGCCGTATCCGGGTGTACCTGGCCCGGCAGGTGACCGAGGGGATCGCCGGTTCGTACGCGTTCGCGCCGATCCGGCACGGCGGAATGGAGCCCGACTCGCTCGGGGTGTTCACCGTCAGCCGTGGCGAGTGGACCCGGATCTCCTGATCCTCACGCCAGGCCCCCTCGCGTCAGCCTGATTCCCGCCGATTCGGCGTCGAGCAGGCTGCCCCACCTTCGCGTACGCCCCTGTCCTGGGGCACGCTCTGGGACCGCCTGAGGCACCACACCGACCCCGTCACCGGGCGCGGCTTCTCGGTCTCTCCTGGGCGCACAGGAACCGCCCAAGCGCGGCACACGAACCGCCCTAGCGCAGCACGCGAGCCGTGCGATGGCAGCACGCCAACCGGGCACGGCGCATCGCCTGGGAGTACGAGAACCGGCTGCGCGCATGGCAACCGGCGCTGCGCATAGCAACCGCCTGGTCGGGCGCGTGGCCCTGACCAGGCGGTTGATCCGCTATTCGGCTCAGGCGGGGGCGACCGCGCGTGACCTGCGCATGGTGAGCACGTACTCCACCAGCGAGATCAGCACGTGCTTGGTCGACTCGCGGTTACGCGCGTCGCAAGCGACCACCGGAACGTCACTCGAGATGGCGAGTGCGTCCCGCACGTCCTGCGGGTCGTGGTACTGCATCCCGTCGAAGCAGTTGATGGCCACCAGGTACGGCAGCCGCCGATGCTCGAAGAAGTCGATCGCCGCGAAACAGTCGGCCAGTCGACGGGTGTCGACCAAGACGACCGCCCCGATCGCTCCCCGTACCAGCTCGTCCCACATGAACCAGAAACGTGTCTGGCCCGGGGTGCCGAACAGGTAAAGGATCAGATCCCGGTCAATCGAGATACGACCGAAGTCCATGGCGACCGTGGTGGTCGTCTTACCCGGCACCTGTCGCGTGTCATCGACGCCGACACCGGCGGACGTCATGATCGCCTCAGTGGTCAACGGCGTGATCTCCGAGACCGAGCCGACCAGCGTCGTCTTGCCGACGCCAAACCCACCGGCGATGACGATCTTCGCCGATGTCACGCGCCCGACCGTCGGGCGGTGCGACATGTCAGAGCCTGCGAAGTCCACTCAGCACCCTCTCCAGCAGTTCAGTGCCCACCGCGTCGTTAGAGTCGTCCAGGATTGTTGGTTCGTGCACCGCGACCAGGCCTTCCGCGGCCATGTCGGCGATGAGGACCCGGGCCACTCCGAGCGGCAGCTGCATCCGCGCCGCGATTTCCGCGAGCGACTGCAGCCGACCGTCACACAGCGCGGCGATGTATTGGTGCTCCCGGCCCTGGCCGCCCTTGGCGTTGCCGGCGGACCGGCCACGCGCTGTCGTCTCGACCAGTGCCTCCAGGGCGATGTCGAGCCGGGGCCGGGTCCTTCCGCGGGTGACGGCGTATGGCCTGACCAGCGCGCCAGTTGGCTCGTCGCGCTCAGCCATCGCCGTTCACCCCCTTCTCACCCTGTCCATGACCCGAGCCCGTGGAGCCCGTCGTCCCTTCGTTGCCGTCGCACCCGTTGTCGGGGTGGCCGACCGGCGGCACTCCTAGCCCAGCATCCCCGCCGCGGCCCGCGGCGCTGGCGTGAGCGCGTCTCCCACCCGGTCGACGAGCAGTGCCATTTCGTACCCGACCTGTCCCACGTCGCTGTTGCGAGCGGCGAGCACCGCGAACGACGAACCGTCCGAGATGGACATGAGGAACAGGAAGCCATTGTCCATCTCGACCACGGTCTGCAAAACCGCGCCACCCTCGAAACAACGTGCGGCGCCCTGGGTGAGGCTAACCAGACCGGAGGCGATGGCGGCGAGCTGGTCGGCTCGGTCGCGCGGAAGGTCCCGTGACGACGCGAGGAGCAGACCGTCCGCGGAGACGGCGATCGCGTGCGCGACGCCCGGCACCCGGTCGGCGAAGTTGGCAAGCAGCCAACCAAGATCCTGCGTAGATGTCATGCTTCATGCTCCTTCTGACCGCTCCCGGCCGCGGGGCCTAGGCCGGCCTGCGGG
The Micromonospora pisi DNA segment above includes these coding regions:
- a CDS encoding GTP-binding protein, whose protein sequence is MSHRPTVGRVTSAKIVIAGGFGVGKTTLVGSVSEITPLTTEAIMTSAGVGVDDTRQVPGKTTTTVAMDFGRISIDRDLILYLFGTPGQTRFWFMWDELVRGAIGAVVLVDTRRLADCFAAIDFFEHRRLPYLVAINCFDGMQYHDPQDVRDALAISSDVPVVACDARNRESTKHVLISLVEYVLTMRRSRAVAPA
- a CDS encoding ABC transporter substrate-binding protein, whose protein sequence is MARPAIGSSSLTRRGLLVASASSLFLTACGSGDSEVQSGPTRGPQDLVIGANLELTGAGAAMGVLQERALRITVDTLNEEGIQVGNARRKIRLVVQDNGSDPKKAAEQAAELVEREQANAIIGGTIAETSMEIIKVAQQGQLPFISLAAADELVVPLTQRDFIYKLTPDATDVARQLARLISSQKLRKVTLLAAPGLHGNSGVRAVTQSLKTSGVQLAKTLRLPATGADLGSIADRTVSSKADAVVVWATAPTSGATARALRDAGYQGPIFFDAGAVAEETLSDQNADAVEGAFVVHPMALSGSSLTNTTSAGLARRDFVFRYIQAHGSFSGFAPYASDAVQLIAAAARLANSVDRGRIRVYLARQVTEGIAGSYAFAPIRHGGMEPDSLGVFTVSRGEWTRIS
- a CDS encoding roadblock/LC7 domain-containing protein; protein product: MTSTQDLGWLLANFADRVPGVAHAIAVSADGLLLASSRDLPRDRADQLAAIASGLVSLTQGAARCFEGGAVLQTVVEMDNGFLFLMSISDGSSFAVLAARNSDVGQVGYEMALLVDRVGDALTPAPRAAAGMLG
- a CDS encoding DUF742 domain-containing protein, with the protein product MAERDEPTGALVRPYAVTRGRTRPRLDIALEALVETTARGRSAGNAKGGQGREHQYIAALCDGRLQSLAEIAARMQLPLGVARVLIADMAAEGLVAVHEPTILDDSNDAVGTELLERVLSGLRRL